In Capsicum annuum cultivar UCD-10X-F1 chromosome 8, UCD10Xv1.1, whole genome shotgun sequence, the genomic window ttttgatctttcaaactaaacaagtaaaattaGATTACCGCAAAAATGTCgtaaaaaaacccaaaaaaaaaacaaaattgaaacgCGAAATACCTCTAGGCCCAAGAACAGATGGACTTGTGTTTCTAGTTTGGGCTTTTTCACGTCCATGTCATGAacatttcaaaatctaaaaattacacaaatacacaacttacatttttaatattacaaaaaatttcaactccctaaacatattataaaaatttcaatatatacacagaatgttatgtatatgttggtTAAGTTATTTATATTGATAAGGAgggagagtaaagtaattaaaaaggcGGAAAAGAGTGTAACTACTTTCAAaaggattgatatttatgttatttataatttcaaaatccGTCCTAATTAATTTGTCAAGGAAAATAGCAAAGATGGTGCATGCCTATTTATtagaaaatcaaaacaaacacGGCtgttatatattgaattagacCTTTGTTGCAGAAATGAGTTTGCAACAGGTAAAAATGCAATGGAAAAGTGACGactaaaggaaaaacaagaagaaaattactTGTAgcctaagaaaaaaaaagataaattaagcTAAAGGAATTTTCATTCATATCCTTTTTCTGAAACAGCTAGTACTATTAATAGGCCTTGGCCAAGCATCATCCCTGACACATAGTACTAATTACAACTGAGCCACTTGGGGATTAAAAAGAAATACATAACAAACCAAGAGGACTAAATTGTAAAATTCTTTTCTACTTCTAACTAACTCCTTTTTCAGCTGTTGAGAATTGCAATATTTCTCCCTCCATAAAATCTTCCTTGTCCTCAAGGAAAAAATGTTGGAGACCTTGTTTTCATTCTGGCAAAATCTTCCCAGGTTGCCTGTTCAGGTGGCATATCTTTCCATTAAATCGAGAGTTGAGATACTGCCTGGTTGCCCCTCTTTATCATCCTTCTTTTCAGTATCTTAGTAGGCTCACTACTGTAAGGGCTAGCAATATCCACTATAGGAGGATGGTTGATAGAGTCAGGGATCACATAGCAAGGTTTAAGCTGGGAAACATGGAATGTAGAATGTATGGCCACCTGTTCCAGCAGTGACAATTTGTAAGCGACTTTTCTCACCTTCTGTAGCACCTGGTATGGCCCATAATACTTTGCTGAGAGTTTGTTGAAAGCCTGGTTAGACAAAGATACCTGTTATAAGGTTGAATTTTTAGATACATCCAATCACCTTCTTGAAATTGCATGTCACTCCTATGCTTGTTGGTCATATCAGTCATTCTCTGTTATGCTCTAGCAAGATGAAACCTCAGCAGCTGGATTTTGAATTCCTTAGTGATCAACCTCCTGTCCACTTCTTCATCTACAGCTTCATCGGGCATATAAGGTAAGTGTAGAGGGGGTTGTTGCCCTATAGAGCCTCATAGGGACTAGTTTGGATAACAATACCACTTTCCATTCAGCTAGTTTGGATAGTTGAATGGAAAGTGGTATTGTACCACCATTCCTCCACAGGTAAGTACATATTCCAATCCTTTTGGCTATCAGCACAGAAACACCTCAGGTAAGTCTCAAGAGTCCTATTAACCACCTCTGTTTGTCCATCAGATTGAGGATGGTATGCTGATGAAGTACTCAATTCAACACCTTGTATAGTGAACAATTCTTGCCAGAACCTGCTCAGAAAAATAGGATCTCGGTCACTTGCCACATTTTCAGGCATGCCATGTAGCTTAAACACCTGATCCATGAACAACTGGGCTACTGTTGAAGCTGTGTAGGGGTAAGTTAATGCTAGAAAATGAGCATATTTTGTCATTCCATCTACTACCACCAGAATAGTAGTCTTTTCTTGTGATTTAGGCAAACCTTCAACAAAATCCATACTTATGCTGGACCAGGCTGTATAGGGAATTTGCAAGGGTTGTAATAGCCCTGGATAAGCTGCATTATCGCTTTTACTCCTTTGACAGATTGCACATTTCCTGATATAGACCACCACATCTTCTTTGAGACCCTTCCAATAAAACAACCCTGCTAGCTTCCTATAAGTGTTATTCATTCCAGAGTGGCCCCCCATAGTTGAATCATGCCAGATTTTAATCAAGTCTTGTCTCAGTTAAGCATCACTTCCTACCATCAGTTTACCATGTTTCCTTAATTGTTGTTGAATGTAGGAGTACCCCTTGTATTCTCCAGTgtgattttgtattttcttaatcaaaGCAGCCAATTCTTTATCTTTACTCTAACTCTCTTGGATCCTATGGAATAAAGTAGCATTCACAGCTGTTAGAACCAGCAAGAATAGCTCAGTCATAGGCAGTCTTGACAAGGCATCAACTgccttattctctctttctttcttgtaCTCAATCTCAAAATCATATTGTATGAGCTTTGCCACCCATTTCATTTGAAGGATAGTGTGCAGCTTCTGATCTGAAAGGTATTTTGAGAGCCCTTTGATCAGTCCTCACCACAAAGGACCTACCCATAAGATACTGTGACCATTTGGTAATAGCTAGGACTAGAGCTAAGAGCTCCTTGTCATATACTGAAAGCGTCAAATACTTCCCTGATAACCCTTTACTGATGAAAACTATTGGGTTGCCCTCTTGCATTAATACAACACCCACCCCCAAGTCACATGCATTTGTCTCCACAATAAACTGCAGAGAACTAACAGGCATTGCCAATACTGGAGAAGAAGTGAGGGCCAATTTAAGGTCTTCAAAAGCCTTAGTAGCTTTGCATGTCCATTGGAACCCATCTTTTTTTAGCAAATCAGTTAAAGGCTTGTTATAATTCCATAGTGTCTGATAAACTTTCTATtataaccagctagacctaaaAAACCCCTTAATTCTTTAATGATTTTAGGGGTTGGCCATTGCTGCACCGCCACTTTCTTTTTAGGGTCAGTCTCCACTCCATCAGCTGAGATAAAATAGCCTAAGTACTCTACCTTGCTAGCTCCAAAAATACACTTGTTCTTTCTGGCTACCATGTTATGTTGCAGTAACAACTCAAAGGTAATTCTTACGTGTCTCAAATGATCTTCCAGGCTACTGTTGAACACTAATAGGTCATCAAAAAATACCAAGATAAACTTCTTAAGGTGATCCTTAAAAATATGATTCATCAAGCTTTGAAAACTAGAGGGGGCATTTGTGAGTCCAAAGGGCATCACTAGATACTCATAGTGATCCGAATGAGTTTTAAATGAAGTCTTGGGTACATCATCACTGGCCATCCTTATttgatgataacctgaccttAGGTGAATTTTAGAATATATGCTAGATCCTCCAAGCTCTTCTAACGATTCTTTAATGATAGGGATTGGAAATTTATCCTTCACGGTAGCCTTGTTTAGTGCTCTATAATCAACATATAATCTCCATGACCCATATCTCTTTCCCATCAAGACCACAGGAGATGCATATGGGCTATAGTTTGTTTGAACAATTCCTTGGTCCAATAATTCTTGCACTAGCTTCTCGATTATGTCCTTCTGCTTGGAAGAATATCTGTAGGGCCTAAGATTCACTGGATGACTGTTGTTTACCAAGGGAATTCTGTGATCAAAAGATCCCCTGGTAGGTGGTAGACCTTTTGGATCAACAAAAAATTGGTCATACTCCTTAATCAACTTTACTATCTCCACTGGTGTCTCACTATCATTCACCACTTCCTCTATCTTGGATGAGACATTTGTCATGAATAACTGTGCTCTATCATCAACAAATTTGTCTAATTTCTTGGGCTCAACTATCTTGGTCTTTTCCATGATACCTGTCAAAGTGCATTCCCTGCCTTGATATTGGAACTTCGTAGTAAGAGTTTGAAAGTTCATGAGCAAGTCACCTAGGGGTTTGAGCCATTGCACTCCCAAAATGATATTAC contains:
- the LOC124886656 gene encoding uncharacterized protein LOC124886656; translated protein: MDRFEGEYEDPMAEFKLIKQQGTVKEYMKEFDRIMARLNILPEHAISGFITGLKPEIGFAVKSHRPFTLPQAYQLARNIESQIIIGSKKEPAVSFNREKSRRLTRVEISEKRQKGLCFFCDKKFVLGHKCVTSNRLHLLKVDEDYEVVVVDDCKDPEPEPGEELEAEKEICEISLQALQGVTGYQTMRVIGSTHNFMEEELVKKWGIVSQTVSLQLINMADGGIRQTMEACKGFNWLMGGTSFEYNFLLIPLGSCNIILGVQWLKPLGDLLMNFQTLTTKFQYQGRECTLTGIMEKTKIVEPKKLDKFVDDRAQLFMTNVSSKIEEVVNDSETPVEIVKLIKEYDQFFVDPKGLPPTRGSFDHRIPLVNNSHPVNLRPYRYSSKQKDIIEKLVQELLDQGIVQTNYSPYASPVVLMGKRYGSWRLYVDYRALNKATVKDKFPIPIIKESLEELGGSSIYSKIHLRSVLAMPVSSLQFIVETNACDLGVGVVLMQEGNPIVFISKGLSGKYLTLSVYDKELLALVLAITKWSQYLMGRSFVVRTDQRALKIPFRSEAAHYPSNEMGGKAHTI